Genomic window (Candidatus Nitrosocosmicus franklandus):
GGACTTGGTATCCCATGGCTTGTCAGTTTCTCAAACTCGATCACCATATTCATTCCTCTTACGAGAAAAGTGTAATCGGAAGAACGATGCAATACATAAAGGATAGAACCGAAAGTTTCGATGACTACTTTCCTTGTAGAATAAAGAATTGCAAGTTAAAGCATGTACGGAATTGGCTGCGGCTCTTTGTAGACTATCATAACAATGAAATAAAACATATTAAGTGAACAGAGCCTATCGATCGCTTTGAACCTGAAATAAATGTTATTAAATCTTCTACAGTAATTTCAGGGTGATTATTATTTTACATTGTCTGATTTCTATCAACGATGTAGGAGCATCCGTGATAATATTTGATGTTTTTTAGAGAAATAATATTGCTTAATAATTCAGGATTTTCATTAAACATGAAAAGTTATTTCTAAGAGTACAATCGATTTCAACGAGGTACCTTTACCTTAAATTGGTCTACTCTATCACCATTCACTTTTAACATCACTTCTTGACCATTGTAAGATTGGATTTCGTCTTTAGAGAAATTGAATTCATCTTTTGCTCCCTCAGAAGTAACTATCACACCGTCATCATTTACAGCTGTCACTACACCTATCGAAATTTCGTCCAAAGTTCTTACACCTTTCTTGAGTATTGTATCCCAGTCTTTAATCCCTGCTGTGGGGTTGGTATAAGATGCATCCGTTCCTACCTTATCAATCTGCCTTTTCTCAATTAATGGTAGATATTCTTGTAAATCACCCAAGGATTCTGTTCTCTCTTGTGCTTGGACATCTGGTTGTTCTGTTACTGAAGCTGATTTATATCTAGAATATTCTCCCATTTGAGGTGGATTATCTTTTTTAAAGTTATCTTCTGCTTCGGTTTCTGTGATATTAAACCATAGCACTTCTCCATCATACCCTGAAACCAAGGCCTTGGGGAGATAAAATTTATTCTTCTTGAGTCTCCCCCTTTCAGTAACGACAAATTCCTGACCTATTTCTTGAACTTCGCCTAAATCGTCTCCCTTTTCGTATCCTCTAGCTTCTTTCTTGATAATATCTTTCCATTTTATTCGATTATCCTTCCAATCAAAACGCTTATTATTTTTCGATTGATTATTCATACAACTTTATTAAGAGCATCGTATTTAACACTAATAATTTTATCACAAGTCAACTTTAATCAGGCTATGGTTACCGTATTTTAGTAGTGCCTGTTGCATTCTCTTGTATACATATTTATAACTGGGATTACTATAACTGATTCCCATTCATTAATTTTGGTTTTTCTAATGATATGGTCGATGTCATTGATCAATTTTCTGCAGAATTCCTACAAATCCTTTCGGAATGACTAAAATTCTTATTGATACATTCTATTTTCAATTTTTTAGATTTTGTATCTCTTTGATCTCTAATTAGGTACTATATTATGATTTAAAATCGGGTATTATTCGATTGTATTGAAATCAATATTCAATCTGCTAAATGAATTTCTTGCATTACAATTAAATAGGATGCTCTCGTCTATAATGCATATCAAGCTCAGATTCATCTTTTGCTTGGTAGTTGCATACTTTACAGGTTTTATTATCCTTGCGCCCACTAAGATAGTCCGCAAGACGCATTAAAAGAATAGTTATGCCCCACATGTATACTAACAACTGACATAGTATTTATGTCCAATTATTTTCCCTTACAGAGTATCAATTACCTTTTAATTCTTAAATTTGACAGATTTTCAAAATTTAATAACGCTCAACCATACTATTTATTATACGTAATGTCCATCGTAAAATGATAAATAAGATCATGATTGGGAAACAGAAGTACTATAAATTCTTTGTTTAATGGGGTTTGTATGATGCATAAACTTACAAGATTATCATTGGCAAGTGTATTTATCATTGCCATGATGATAATACCTATTTCAAGTAATAATGCGGTACAAAATATATCCGCACAGTCAGAATCCGCAACAAATCAAACAGGATCTCAACCTCCTGCTGATGATAAGAACAATACTCAAGTAGCACAACTTTTTACTTTTAATGAAAAAAGTAAACCTCCAAATGATCCTAAAAAATGTGCTGCGCTAGCTAGTGAAGTGAAAGGCAAAGCAGTTCCAGATTATAACTTGTGCGATGTTATTGTATATAGACAAGCCCCAGCAATTATGAGACATGATGGCTTAGTTTTGAATAACTTTTCAGGCATAGGTCATTACATAGAAATGGTCCCTGCTATTCTGAACAACACAGATATGTACGCAGGTAATAGTACCAATATTACTACTAGCAGTAGTAACGCTAATACCACTGGAAATCTGAAAGCTGCATTTGGTGAATTTGCTCTCCTTGACTCGGAAGTAATCCCAGTTAGAGAAATTATGAATAAATACAATTGGACTGAAACTGCCTTGCACCATCATATGTTAGGTGAAACACCAAAAATACTGTTCTTGCACTGGTCCGTAACTGGCGACGCAAGCGAATTGATTAAACAAGCCAAAGAAATGATAATGCAAACATCCACTTATGACAACCTTGATAGTAACAGCAAGACTCCGACATCTGCCGGCCCATAATTTTCTTCCCTTTTTTTGAGTTACCGTAAGAAAATCTAAGTTGATTGTTTAATTCATCCATTAGCAGACACCATTAAATAAATCCACTTTCAATTATATTAGATAAGAAATTTCTATACCCGACGTTTCAAACATAATTGAAGCTCAAAAACAGTTGTCAGAACTGAATATTCGAAAAACAGATCTCATAAGGTCTACAACATTTTCCGAAATTACAAATAGTAATCTTTTTCTAAAGTTGGAATGTTTACAAAAAACTGGATCTTTTAAGGTCAGAGGAGCAATGTTTAAAATAAATAACCTTTCTAAGGACCTAAAAAAACAAGGCGTTGTTGCAGCATCTGCTGGAAATCATGCTCAGGCCGTAGCATTTGCTTCTTCTATCCAAAACATATCTTGTGTAATTGTTATGCCCAAGAATTCATCCCCCAGTAAGATACTTGCGACAAGATCCTATGGTGCCAAAGTAATACTTGAGGGTAATAGTTATGATGAAGCTGCCGAATATGTAAAAGAGTTTGCCAGAGAGGAAAATAGAACTATTATCCATGCTTTTGATGACTCAGAAGTTATTGCAGGACAAGGAACGGTAGGTTTGGAGATACTTGAAGAGCTTTCAGATGTTGATGAGATTTATGTACCTGTCGGCGGCGGAGGGCTTATTTCTGGGGTTGCAATAGCTGCGAAATCTTCTCGACCAAAAGTTAAGATAATTGGTGTCGAATCAACAGCATATCCTACAATGAGAGAATCGCTAAAAAAGAAACAAATATTGAAAGTTGAAGTAGGACATACAATTGCGGATGGTATTTCCATCAAGACCCCTAGCCAATTGACTTTTAATCTTGTAAAAGATTATGTTGACGAAATTGTCCTAGTTGATGACCCATCGATTGTCAAAACCATGTTCCTTCTTATGGAAAGATCAAAAATTGTTGCGGAAGCTGCTGGAGCTGCTTCGTTGGCATATCTCATTTCTAAACCTGAACTTTTGAAAAAAGACAAGAAAATAGTGTCTATAATATCTGGAGGAAATGTCGACATGTATTTGCTTGGACAAATAGTTTCAAAAGGACTTATGCAAACAGGACGTCTACTAAAAATATTTGTTGATTTACCTGATAAACCTGGAGCATTAAAAAAAATTGTAGATGAAATAACAAAAGCAAATATCAATATTGTCGAAGTTGAGCACGATAGATTAAGCGCAAATGTTCCTGCAGGGACTGCTGGCGTATATTTGAGTCTCGAGTTAGAGAATAGTGAGAAATCAGAGACACTAATTAATCTCTTTGAAAAAGAAAAAATTGCTTTCAATATAATGAAATAGATATTTTATAGGA
Coding sequences:
- a CDS encoding DUF1259 domain-containing protein, with translation MMHKLTRLSLASVFIIAMMIIPISSNNAVQNISAQSESATNQTGSQPPADDKNNTQVAQLFTFNEKSKPPNDPKKCAALASEVKGKAVPDYNLCDVIVYRQAPAIMRHDGLVLNNFSGIGHYIEMVPAILNNTDMYAGNSTNITTSSSNANTTGNLKAAFGEFALLDSEVIPVREIMNKYNWTETALHHHMLGETPKILFLHWSVTGDASELIKQAKEMIMQTSTYDNLDSNSKTPTSAGP
- the ilvA gene encoding threonine ammonia-lyase; this translates as MSELNIRKTDLIRSTTFSEITNSNLFLKLECLQKTGSFKVRGAMFKINNLSKDLKKQGVVAASAGNHAQAVAFASSIQNISCVIVMPKNSSPSKILATRSYGAKVILEGNSYDEAAEYVKEFAREENRTIIHAFDDSEVIAGQGTVGLEILEELSDVDEIYVPVGGGGLISGVAIAAKSSRPKVKIIGVESTAYPTMRESLKKKQILKVEVGHTIADGISIKTPSQLTFNLVKDYVDEIVLVDDPSIVKTMFLLMERSKIVAEAAGAASLAYLISKPELLKKDKKIVSIISGGNVDMYLLGQIVSKGLMQTGRLLKIFVDLPDKPGALKKIVDEITKANINIVEVEHDRLSANVPAGTAGVYLSLELENSEKSETLINLFEKEKIAFNIMK